The sequence CCAGTTCGAACTAATAGCGCGCGGCACTGCCCATTGGAGCTCCATCCAGAGCCCACCGGCAGACAGCGTTGTAGCTTTCAGCGTTCAGAACTATCCTGGGCCATTCGTCtgtggctggctgctgctccacGGCCGCGGAGGCAGCCCGTCATTGGATGCTGAAGCCATGCGAGCTGGGCTTGAGATGCGCTTTCGCGAGGCGAGGTTTGCTGGGTACCCCTCACCAGGCCGTGTAAGTGCTAGTTAGGAGCTGCTGCACGTTGCTATTCGCAGATGGATGTCACTGGAGTCGCGGCATGGAGCTCGTGTTGCTATAGGTAGAAATACCCAGAACGTCGTCACTGCTCCCTCCCActtgctcctctttcttccctcctATATTCCTATATTCCCCTCCTCCCCATTTCACCACTGCTGATTTGATTCTTctactctttctctcttattTCCATCTTCACTCTTCCAATACTCTACCCAACTAGCTCTACATACACCCGCCATCATGGTCCATCTCAGCGCAGTCAACCGGTCTGCCTCGGTCAGTCCCGGCCCCCAGATGGCCCCGGCCGGaggctccagctccctcGCTCCCGAGACGGCCCTCCACAAGAGCCTCTCGCAGGTCAAGCTGTCCAGCTATCAGGATGAGTTCACCACCAGCGTCTACGGCTCGCAATTCGCCGGCCAGGATCTGCCCAAGCACAGCATCCCCAGCGGCGCAATGCCCAAGGACGTTGCCTACCACATGATCAAGGACCACCTCAGCTTGGACAACAACCCCAAGCTCAAGTAAGCTTTCTGAGGCTGCCAATTGAGTTTAGAAGCTAATCTAAGTATTTAATCTGTAAAAAGCCTGGCTTCATTCGTCACGACTTACATGGTATGTCTTGCTATTCAGTCAAAATCAATTGCTTCCAGCGTCTCACCAGTCCCTCGCAAAAATGTataggaagaagaggccgagaagcTCATGACCGAGGCCTTCTCCAAAAACTTCATCGACTACGAGGAGTACCCCCAGTCCGCCGACATCCAGAACCGCTGCGTCAACATGATCGGCGAGCTCTTCCACGCTCCCCCCGGCGGCGACAGCGTCGGCACGTCCTGCATCGGCTCCTCCGAGGCCATCATGCTCGGCGTGCTGGCCATGAAGCGCCGCTGGAAGCTCAAGCGCCAGGCCGAGGGCAAGCCCACCGACAAGCCAAACATCATCATGTCGTCCGCCGTGCAGGTCTGCTGGGAAAAGGCCGCGCGCTACTTCGAGGTCGAGGAGAAGTACGTCTACTGCACTGCCGACCGGTACACCATTGATCCCTCGGAGGCCGTGAACCTGGTTGACGAGAACACCATTGGCATTGCCGTCATCCTGGGCACCACTTACACCGGCCACTACGAGGACGTCAAGGGCGTCAACGACCTCCTGGAGGAGCGCGGCCTGGACATCTCCATCCACGTCGACGCTGCCAGCGGCGGCTTCGTCGCCCCCTTTGTCCTGCCCGACCTGCAGTGGGATTTCAGACTGCCCAGAGTCGTCTCCATCAACACCTCCGGCCACAAGGTAAGCATTCCCATCTTGTCTGCACATCATCTTTGCCCATCCATGCCTCCAGATCGCCAACTAACCTCCCACCCAAAAAAACAGTACGGCCTCGTCTACCCCGGTGTTGGCTGGGTCATCTGGCGCTCCCACGAGTACCTCCCCCAGGAcctcatcttcaacatcaacTACCTCGGCGCCGAGCAGTCCTCCTTCACCCTCAACTTCTCCAAGGGCGCCTCGCAGGTCATCGGCCAATACTACCAGTTCATCCGCCTCGGCAAGAAGGGCTATGAGTCCATCATGAGCAACCTGACCCGCACCGCCGACTACCTCACCGAGGTCCTCGAGCGCGACGGCTTCGTCATCATGTCCGAGCGCGGCGGCCAGGGCCTGCCCCTCGTGGCCTTCCGCTTCAAGAGCGCCGCCGAGGGCGGAAAGGACCGTCACTACGACGAGTTTGCGCTCGCCCACCACCTGCGCTCCCGGGGATGGGTCGTCCCGGCGTACACGATGGCGCCGCACACCGAGCAGCTCAAGATGCTGCGCGTCGTCGTGCGGGAGGACTTCTCCAAGAGCAGATGCGACATGCTCATCCATGACATCAGACTCTGCCTGGGACTGCTGGAGCAATCGGACGTGGAGACGATCAAGAGACAGGAGGCCTTTATTCGAGATCACATCGCCTCGCACGGCAAGAACAAGCAGCAGGCCAGACACCATGCCTCGAAGCACTACCAGGTAAGTTTTGACAGCTTCGTTGtagcctttcttttcctctggATATCTTGGAGCTGACCGAACCATCTTTTAGGGCGAGGGACACTCGTTACAGGGCAAGCATGGCAAGACCCATGCCAtttgctaaattaaaaagcgtATGCTTCAAAAttcaaaacaaaagaaaaagttcaATGGGTACAATAGTACATGTTACATATATTGAAAAAAGGTTATCCTGGCCACATTATTTCATTCCAACTTCACTATACATGAGATGTGACTGTGCCCAGCGTATGCTAGTGGGAGCGTGTTCAAACACCATgactgcttttttatatgtTTTCTGtaaaaataggaaaaaaacttttatacaCAGTAGGACCTCCTACCAAACTAAATCATGATCTAAGCTGCCAAACATTTATACAAGACActcaaaacaaaaaggccaAAAGAGCATAAAATCTCTTTTCCCCTACTTTAGGAACGGGTAGCAGCAATCGCTTCCTCCAAAATATCCAGTCCATGGTGAATCTCCTCCTCAGTCATCACCAAGCTCGGCAAGAAACGCAGCGTGTTCGTGCCCGCCGTAATCACCAGCAGGCCCCTCTCCCGGGCAGCTTTCACAATCGGAGATGGGTCCTCGGTGAGTTGCAGGCCGAGGATGAGGCCGCGGCCGCGCGCCTCGGTGATGAGCTCGGGGAATTTAGCCTGGAGCTTGGCGAAGCGGTCCTTGAAGACCTTTGACTTTGCATGCACGCCCTCGAGGAGTTCAGGCGCAGAGAGCTTCGTGAGGACGTGGTGGGCAAGACGACAGGCGAGGGGGTTGCCGCCAAACGTGGTTCCGTGGTCGCCGAGCTGGATCTTCTCGCTGACGGCCTCGGTGACCAGGACGGCGCCGATGGGGAAGCCGTTGCCGAGGGCCTTGGCCGTGGTCAAGATATCGGGATGGGCCTCCTTGGGCAGATCGCCGTGGGCCCAGAGCTTGCCGGTGCGCGACATGCCGGACTGGATCTCGTCGTAGATCAAGACAGCGCCAACCTCGCGGCATCGCTTGGCGAGGGCGATCATAAACTCCTCGCTGCCGGCAAAGATGCCTCCCTCGCCCTGGATAGGCTCGACAATGACACCGCAGGTCTTGTCGTTGACAAGGTCGTTGATTCCAGCAACATCGTTGTAAGTCCCCTCCTTGAAGCCAGGCACCATCGGCGCAAATGGCTTCTGGTACTTGGGATTATGCGTCGCCGACAGCGCTCCCATCGTACGGCCGTGGAATCCGTGCTTGAACGAGACAATGTCGACCTTTTCGCCCGACGGATCGACAATCTTGCCTGCCTTGCGGGCGAACTTGATGGCAGCCTCGTTGGCCTCGGTGCCGGAGTTGCAGATGAAGACACGCGAGGCCTCGTGCATGCATCCTGCCTCGAGCGTCTTTTCGACGAGCAGCTTGGACAGCGCGCCGGTCCAGGGGTTGTAGTACAGGTTCGAGGCGTGGATCAGCGTGCCGGCCTATGCTCCAGCTCACATGTCAGTTTATCTGCTCAGCACAAAGGGCCCTCACTATTGTCGGATGACGCTACAAACCTGCTGCGCAATAATATCCGTAAGCTCGGGGTCGCTGTGGCCCAGCCCCGTCACAGCAATTCCGGCCGTGAAATCAAGGTACTTTCGGTTCTCAATATCCCAGAGCCACGAGCCCTCGCCCTGGACAAACACCGGCGGCGGGCGAGCATAGGTAGCGACCATGTACGGCGCATAGTCGTTGACAAGGGCCGCGCTCGGAGAATCGGCCGCAGGATCGGGATTCGGCAGAGCTGCATCTCGCTGCAATTGCGGTAGGTGATTATTAGCTTCCTGTAGCAGATAAAACAGAATTATACATCCCAATTGATACGCCAAACGTGCTGTAAACGAGGTGGGCTGAGTGGatgggagagagaaatgcCACAGTTCCAACGGACTCACCTTGATGGCCTGCTTCACACTATCAGACAAGCTCGCAACCGCCCTCGTTGACGAAAAGAATCGTCCACCAGAAACCCTGGCGCTTGCAGCCAAAGAGGCCGCCTGACGCCCAGCGAATACCCTGAAAGCCATTGGATCtgaataagaaaaagtatTGAAGTGGAACGGATGGACAGGCGTAATGCCAGCGCTTTAAACTTTGCGGTTGGGAGCGATATAATTTCAGTCGCGCGCCCTTCAATTGCTATCGATAAAAGCTCCGCTATCGCTGCTCCCGCTGCAGCCTCTCAAAAAAGTATTTGTGACGacacttatttttttttctccctggCGCCATTTGAGTCATTTGTTGCAGGCCTCTTTTTTCTAGGAGCACTGATAACGATGGAGTCATTGCTTTGCATTCGTTTAAATGGGGCACCAAGCCAGAATATGGGGGCCATTGTGAGTCTAGCCTCTACGCAGAGTCACCTCTGACCCTGGTACCGGAGGCCTGCAGATATCACCGCCAATTACATCAGTACGTCCATGATCGCCGAATATCTCTACAGCTGGTTGGAGAGCAAAAGATGATAAACATAATGTCATGGCATTATCAATAGGAGAAcccaaaataaaaaaaataatacagcCTCTACAAATTCCGCCCAAAACAAACGCAAACGGGTCTTAGTATGCAACCAGAACGCCGCCTTGCCAAATAATGATAATAATGACAAGAGCATCAGGGAgggtaaaaataaaaaggggaaaaaagaggaaaaaatacCAAGAGCCCCAAAGCATTGTGCATTGTATAGCCTTTCTTTGTTTGCAGCCATCGAAATTCATATCGCGCCTATTTCCCATCCATTCGTCAAGCACCGTGCCATGGAGAAAAATTTATGTAAATCCTCGTTCACTAGACGGCGCTATATCCTCCCCGGCTGCCAGCGCCCTGGACAGTGTTCAACACTCGGCGTGTCCAGTCCTTGAGGAGGTAAGGAATGTCGCGGAGGGTATCTCCATGGGGGAGCAAATCCCAACCCCGTGCGCCGTAGCGGTTGTAGTTGAGCCAAGAACCGAAAATGAGGTATGCCGCGATGCCAAGGAAGACGCTACAGAGGCCATTAGTCACGGTTTCAACCGTCTTTCTCAACATAGAGGGGACGCTGCACTTACATAATAACGAACCAGGTGAAGAAGCcccagctggcgctggagTCGCTGGGCTCGCGGTCATCATCCTTTCCTCCGTCCTTTCCTCCGTCACGCTTCTCACACGCATACTTGGTGTACCAGGTAAGTCGGAGAATGTCGACATCCTTCTCTTTGGCATAGTCCTCCCAAATGAGGGCAGCATTTTCGTTCTTCAGCTGATGCTCGATGGCCGAGTCAGTCTTTCCATCGTCGTCTTTATTGTCTCCGTCTTTAtcgtccttctcctttttgtcATCCTTGTCATCCGCTGCTCGTCGCTTTGTCTTGGGGGCCTTTTCGTATTCATCTTCAGAAGTCCATTCGCCCTCGGTGCCCGTCTTGTCAGGATCGCAGATAAACTCGATGACGGCCTTCTGATTTCGTCGCTCCGAGACTGGGCCGGTGAGAGGGTGTTTGCCGCCCTTGAGAACTAGTCGAAGGCCTTCCTTCTGGGCATCGGAGTTTGAGTCGCTGCTCTTGAGCCGCGTTGCCTCGTAGTCGAATTGCGATCCGCCGGCATTTTCCAGCCCTCCTGCGATAGCAACCACCTGTGTAACTGCGTCTTGATCGCCCTTGAGAAAATGGGAAATGGCACAGACTAAAAGGGGTCAAGTAACGTTAGCCGAGCAGTTTGAGCAAGGGGAAGTCAGAATAACCAGACAATATCTATCTGTGCCTTACCTCTGGTTCCATTCGGACACTCGTCTTTCGTCTTCGCCTTcccgctcttcttcagcggctGGCAGATATCCACGGTCCAAGTGGTGTTGTAGTGGGCGTTCGTGCTAGCCTCAAATCGCGACGTCACTACCGAATGCGGGCCTCCAAGCGGCGAGAGATCAAAGTTGTGCTCATCCACTCGAATCTTGTTGCAGCTCAGCATGGCCGCCGCATTCAAGGGCGCCAACAAAAAGGATAACAGCAGCGCTGATGACCGAGGCGGATGCATCGTGACTgtagagcagcaaaaggGCCGGGGTTGAGAAAAGACAGGGGCGCCGCCGATTTCGAGAGATGGcgggagagacaaagagagagtgCGGCGATAAGGACTGGCGGCAGCACGATGCTGAACTCGACGCTCCTGTAAACGGAAAACAAAGGGGCGATTCTAGGCTCTAGAAAAGAATGACTGCAAGATTCTGTTGGAAGAAGGATGCACGAGATCTGCTTGCACGCCGCTGGTTGATCACGTCAAGCTTTCGCGAAAGCGAAACGGGGCTAAAGCTGGAGTTGACGTGACCAACCTCTGCTTCCGTCATACATCCCGACGAGGCCGCAAGCACGTGACCGTCGCCGCCAGCAATCTTCAGCGGAAGCGCATTCCCACAGGGTTCAGCAATAAGCGCAACATTGCGGGTGTGCGGCTTTTTCGGTGAAAAGGGGTTCATAAAAATGAACTTGCGAAAATGTGTAAAGCCAATGAGATGTTGCTAAAGTTGAAATGAATagagataaaagaaaaaaaagtgcccAGATTATACGTAAAATGCGGTATATCATAGGTTACTTACAAGCGGCGTAGCTTAGTAGCTCCCATACACAGGGCTCATTAGATAGACTTGTATCACAGTAATGAACGGAAATCgatgaaaaaataaattGCATCTTTCGTACAGCCATAGTGTAAAAGGTGCCTTAATCTGTACAAATATACGTACTCAGCCCTTTCGACCTCCTATTACAACTAATTACCCTCCACCAACGCCAGTTGCTATTTTAACGAACTCATTAATATCATGCCCAGTATAACAgtcgatatatatataacccGTTCTTCgtgagaagagaaatgaaaaCGAAAATGATGTAAAAGGgagtaagaaaaagaaggagggggaaagaagaacaagagtaaaacagaaaagaagaaaaataagaaaaacaagaaacagCGATAATACACTAAAGCAAGTTCGTCGGGGGTTAACCTGCCTCTTCCCAAGTAAACATCATTCCGTTGATAGGGGTATTAGAACAGACTTGCTCAAACGCAGTAGTCCTTCGTGATGCCGAAATTATAAGCCTCCCTCCCTCCGTAACTCCAgatttaagaaaaaatagaCAAGCCAACAACCTCCCCTGCTCTCTTGAACCTTACCTAGAATCCAAAGCTGGCTAAACTCAACTTTTCACATATCCCAAAAAGGCATGCATTTCGTTTTGTACTTTCGTAACTTCTTAAGGCTCCTTCAGTCGTCGTATGGGGGCTTTcccccctctcccctctttgccttttcgcAACTACATTCCTTGGTGTCCCATCATCCCACCCATGCCTTGCATcgctgcctgctgctgctgctgttgttgttgctgaagcatcatctgctgttgctgcgctCTCCGTTGATATAGTTCTCTGACCATTTGTGAAGCTTGGGCGAAAGAGGACTGCTTAATCTTATCAACCGTCTCTTGTGGAACATTTTCTGCTCCGCCAAACTTGGAAGCTGCCCCAGCCATGAGGCGGTTGTAAATGACGCGCGCCTGGTTTTGCATCTGAACTTGGACGGCAGCCTGCTGTACTTGCTGAGGAGTTTGTccttggtgctgctgctgctgctgctgtgcctgagcctgtgcctgtgcctgagcctgagcctgtgcctgagcttgagcttgagcttgagccTGTGCCTgagcctgtgcctgtgcttgAGCCTgtgcctgagcctgagcttgtgcctgtgcctgtgcttgGGCTTGTGCCTGTGCTTGGGCTTGAGCCTGGGCCTGAGCTTGtgcttgctgttgctgttgctgttgctgttgctgttgttgctgctgctgcatctgcatggCCATCAACGCTTGCATGTTGGCGGCATTCACGTTGTTACCATTCATCATCTGGCCATTAGCTTGCATCATGTTGCCCATCTGCCCACTTAACCGGCCCATCTGAGCCATCCGTTGTATCTGAGCTTGCATCCCTGGAGCCATTTGGCGCATCTGAACATTTTGCATATTTTGTAACTGCTGAGCATATTGCGCCgcccactgctgctgctgctgctgtgggtTACCCATGTTATTCTGCTGGGGGTGcggatgttgctgctgttgctgaggcTGTTGAGGCCCATGCTgggactgctgctgctgctgctgctgctgctgctgttgctgcgccGCCATCATTTGACGTTGCATCATTTGCATCATCTGCGCTTGCTGTTGAGACATGGGTTGGCCTTGTCCAGCAATGTTCATGTTATTAAAATTGCTATTCTGGAGAGCGGccgccatctgctgctgctgatgttgctgctgctgctgttgcagcaTAGCTCGCTGTTGAGCAGTGAGTTGGGCAATCATTTGAGGGTTGGCTTGAGCCATGCCTGGATTGTTAATCATCATGGGCTGGCCCATTTGGGAGTTTTGAGCCATCATGTTAGGAGGAGGACTCGTTTGGGTCATGCGAGGAGTTGCAACCATTGCAGGTCGATTAAGTGGAGTAGCATGAGACATATTCGGCGTCGTCTGCGCAATGCGCGGTGTGCCGGACGGATGACTCTGCTGGCTGTTTCTAGAGGACATTGTATGTGCCATAGGGACTGACATCTGTGGGTTTTGCACAACCGAGGCTGGTCGAGGAGGGCTTGCCGCCATGCTGGAATTGGTTTGCTGCATAGGAACACTTGTGACCATTGGCGACGACATATTTTGGGGTGTATTCTGCCGGACAATTGGAGAAGATACTGGGGCTTGGGATATTGTTGCTTGGAACCGTGCCTGGGCTGGTCCAGATATGCCATTTGGCATCGTATTCTGCGGACCGGTCGACACAGCATTTGGCATGGCGTTAGGCACCACCGCATTCTGAATAGGATGAGCGTGCTGCGCCTGGTTCATTTGCTGTTGGTTGTTATTAGCCTGAGCAACAGGAGTTGACGCCGCGGCTCTAGCGGCCAACGCTTGCCGCTGCGCTTCAGCTTGTTGACGCAGTTGGTTTTCTCTCGCCGCAGTCTGTTCACGCCTGACCCTCTCCATGTCTGCTTGTCGCtgagcagcttctgcagcagcttgttgctgtCTCTGCAACTGTAGCTTCCGGTCATTCTCTTGCTGCTTAAGTTTCTCCTGCTCCCTCTTCTCGGCATGCTCCCGCTTGATGTCTTCTATGATGTTGAACCGCTCAAATCTAGGTTCgaatgcagcagcaccagttGCAGCATCTCCATCTGTCCCACCGCCACCTTGAGCGCCCGTGGCATTTGATGCCAACCGATCGTCCAAAACCAGCATGTAGCGCTCCAattctgctgccgctgcctcgTCTGCAGCCATCTCCGCCACTGTCCGCTTGCGAGCTTTTGGTTGAGGAGGGGGTTTGCTGTGGCTGGGATGGGACATTTTCTCTAATAACTCAATGGTTTCCTCAATGCTCTTGGTTGGCTCAAGGTAAAGAGGGGCGGCGGTCGCGAGTAATATCTGTCCTTCAACAGCATATATGTTACTGCCATCTATTTCGCTCTTTTCTCGCTTATTCTTCTTCGCAGGTGGCTGCATGGTAGATGTGGTTGGGGTGGGTGGTACCGCTGTCGCTGGCGTTGATGGAGGAGCCATCGCAGAGCTGTCTCGTCCCTCTCCTGCTCCTCGCGGCGTCGTCGCCTTGATATAAAGATCCATTCGTAGACTCTCGGGCGTTGGATGAAGAACAACGGTGAATATTTTCGGCTTTGGGGCAGCTTTATTAGTTGAGGCATCCGCAGGCACACTGGAGGATTCATTTTCAGCATCCTTCTCATCACTGTCCGCTGCGTCCTTGGAGTCGTCTTCTTTTAGCTTTCCATTCGTTTCATTTGGATTCAGTTCCTCTTTAGGATATGGCACATAGGGTGAAGGCGTCAGCCATTGGTTGTAGTTGTGTATAGATGATTGCACGACGGCATTGGAAGCCGACGAGGGTCGCTTAACGTCCTTCGTCTGGGCTACTGATTTGTGATCATAGATCTGTACAATGAGGCATCCTTCATAGAAGGGCACATTGCCTTGAATAAAGTACGGAAGGAGATCGTGGGGTATTGTGCGATTCTTCGTATGCTCAAGAAATATTCTCATGGGCGACTTATACTGGAAcatgccatcttggccatcGAAGCGGAAATGGTTCGGGTGCAAATGAACAACTAAAGATGGGGGTCGCCCGGCAAacttctttaaaatatatttatcgGTCACAACTATGCATATGTTAGAGGTCCCAGTTGCACTGATATCGCTGCGCCACAGAAGATGAGGATCCTGTACCTGCAGGTCGGGGCTCGTTATGAGCCGCCTCGTCCATGGCGAAAAACACCGATCGTAAGCCTGCGCTGTTTCTCGAACTTCGCCCTGACGACAGATTTAGAGTATCGCGACGGGCTCGGTTATTGGGCCGCACAGTCGAGGCAGTGATGGCCCGATCGCTGGCCGAGCTCGGCGCCGGCTTCGCGCCAGGTGGCTTGATATTGGACATGGATGGGGAAGGCGATGATGTGGACGATGCAGCTCCGTTTGTCTGGATGCCAGGAGGTACAGGGCGCTTGATTTTGCCTGTAGCGTTCTGCTGCACcgcagtggtggtggtggtgacgttGGACGGCGCCATCGTGACCCCGAATGCACCACGACGGCGCGCGTGGGCTTCAGGGAGATTGTTGCCGCTTCTTTCCCGCCGCGCCTGCTATGCGTATAACCCGGCGTCTATGGCGAGCGTCTACGCCTGCGCCGCAATTGCAGTCGGAGTTCCAGCCGCAGTCGATAACGTGAATGTTGGAGTCGCGGCGCGAGATGGGTGGGTTGTGGAGACGATCGCTCAACGTGGATCGGCTGGTGCAGAGGGCCAGGGGAGGGCGGCGCAAGAGTATAAAAGTCAGCAGCGATGCATGAGCAAGCAGTATGTCGTGTGTCAGCAGAAACGAGAGGCTAGGGAGAGTTAAATTTTGCCAGCGACTTTGCCGTTGCGCTCAAAGGACGTTGCGAGATGTGCAACGGACGTTGAACCTGACTGACCAAGCTGGGAGGCTCTGTCATCACGTGACTCCCACTTGCTGTCAGCTGCCAAAGTTTATCTAATACAGCCAAAATATCAATTGCTGCCACTTTATATAGAGCAATTCCGTGCAATCTATGAATCCAGAAATATTTCTCATGAGTCGTATGCTGCATCCTAGTCATAATTGAAGCGCTGAATGAGCATAAGCTGACTATTGTTGTCATTTGTTACACGCCAATTTGGCGTACAGTTGAAGTACATCtcagctttctctctctttgtttacATTTGAACATGTTTCGGCAGCAGAGCCCTAGCCAGTGTCGACGACTTGATGACACATCAAATGCTGTCATGCGCATTATAATGGTCTTACTCAATTCTGATAACTAGTTCTTACAGCAatggaaagaaaaggtagGAGATTTAACCATGCTGGCGCCAAATATCTACTAcgtatacctacctatgcacataggtaggtatttaCAGATATATTGCGCTTTCcccatctctcttctcctaaACACAACCGCCAGAGCAACAGCGTCGTTGTaaagtaagtttttatatataaagcactaataaataaagcaatcaAATAATCGGTAATGGTATATACAAATCTACACAACCAGCATCCCTGGTACATTCCATTTCATTAAATATCCTGATACATACCATCAAACATAACTCGCACGCCTGCTTTACTCACGACCTTGAACTCTGCGTGTCCAATCATCATTCACGCGCACGCTATCGACAACAACGATGCCTCGTCCACGACCAACGCGTTCGGGGCGCTGCCACCACTTCTCGGGCTTATCAGCTCTCTCAGTCTCAGATTCGCTATCGGCAAGACCACCGGATCCGTCTTCGGCGCCTACAACCAAGATGATGTCGTGACGAAGCCACGTTTGAATGTTGGTGATATAGCTGCCGTTGTCACCAGAGAGAGACTCCTGGAGGTAGATGATGTCAGGCTGCAGGTGGCGAAGGACATGAGTGTGGCCATTGGGCGTGGTAAACGGAAGAATCATGGTTTCCTTATCAACAAGGGCCAGTGCTTCTGAGTAAACGGCGTTGAACAGAGTGTTCTCCGGGGTAGCGCCAAGGCTAGTAGcaaaaggttattaatacTATCCAATAGACGAAGACACGCGTAGAGGAGCAGAAGACTTGAGACTTACACAGGGCTCTTTGCCTCGGGTGTTTGAGCTTGATCATATCCAACGTTAGAGAATGACGAGCTAACCGAAGGAGGCGGGCGATTACTCGTAGTGGCATCAACCGTGCTATCCTTCAAGCTAGGAGCGTAGATGAGCACGAAGAGCTTGATGGCAGACAGGTCATTGTGGCGAGGAATGTGGTTTAGAATAGACTACGATGCCGAGTTAGCAGCCAAAATAACACAAGCTGTTACACAGGTGATAAGCATCAAGCACTTACAGCATGTTCATGAGcaatgtcgtcgtcgtcgtctgtaAATTGGGAATCGGCAGAAATGACAATGGCAACCGTCTTGCGTTTCTTATGAATAGACTGAGGAGGTGCCGgacccttttctcttcgcacttctctctcttcgggCCAGGCGTTCGAATCATGTTCAGCTTTGTCTTCCTCACGGATCGAAGCCAGCGCCTTGCCAACGGCAGCGCCAGCCGCAGCgacaccagcagcaacagtctTTCCAGGGTTTGATGTGAACGCGCTGCTCACTCGCGACCCCCATCCTGCTGCATTGCCTTCTGCCGCCTCGGATCCAGTCGCATAGCTCTGGTCGCGTTGACGGTCCTGATCCGACGGCGGCGCCATTCTGCGCCTCTCCGTCGAAGCACCATATGCTGGATTCTCTCCATAGTCTGCATTCTCATAGTCCAAGCCGGGATCCGGCTCCGTGGTGTGGTCTTCGGGACTCTCCTTGCGCTGGCTCCAGACCCAGGCGGCGAGACCAGCCGTGGCGACGGTGAGGGTGACAGCAAGAGGCACCCAATGGCTCCAGACGCCTCGCCGCGAGCGGGAGGAGCCCCGATTGTCGTAGGGAGGCGACATTTAGACGGAGGAGCGTAGCATCGCTTGCCAGTGCTATAGCAATCTGCCCAGCTGAAGACGGCGGATTGTGATGATGCCCAATCCTGGTCACGGTAGAGAGCTGCAAGACGCCGTGTTTTGCATACAAGTACAAACGAAGTGGTTCTTCAACAGCGGCTGAGTGGGGGAGGACCTGAAGCCGGCTGCGAGGTGTGTCGCAACAAGTCCG comes from Trichoderma asperellum chromosome 3, complete sequence and encodes:
- a CDS encoding uncharacterized protein (EggNog:ENOG41~TransMembrane:1 (i21-40o)), yielding MSPPYDNRGSSRSRRGVWSHWVPLAVTLTVATAGLAAWVWSQRKESPEDHTTEPDPGLDYENADYGENPAYGASTERRRMAPPSDQDRQRDQSYATGSEAAEGNAAGWGSRVSSAFTSNPGKTVAAGVAAAGAAVGKALASIREEDKAEHDSNAWPEEREVRREKGPAPPQSIHKKRKTVAIVISADSQFTDDDDDIAHEHASILNHIPRHNDLSAIKLFVLIYAPSLKDSTVDATTTQTPEAKSPVLGATPENTLFNAVYSEALALVDKETMILPFTTPNGHTHVLRHLQPDIIYLQESLSGDNGSYITNIQTWLRHDIILVVGAEDGSGGLADSESETERADKPEKWWQRPERVGRGRGIVVVDSVRVNDDWTRRVQGRE